The Flavobacterium faecale genome has a segment encoding these proteins:
- a CDS encoding VPS10 domain-containing protein: MKKSFLFIAVLFQFIGFAQNSAYFKTLQTTKVKSDPKLKWTVIGPGTSGYSEDLNIHPYDSNVMFLSYDMGNGYGTWNKGDSWTTLNDFDGLGSEIKPFRTDFSPKNPDYGIMIGNSGTIFTTHNRGRSWEEIENFPTKKKCDAIALDPKDENTWYIGTGQHWKVKGVHRSLKEPNGTKYRYTEYGYIYKTIDAGKTWTKIMDNISKDLDVLKIIIDPRDSNKLYVLTNFGFYTSKDKGSSWQEKKSGLPYNDGRDLQSYYNKSTKEFKLFLLMQTHYEGVGKSIKTEGGVYKSVDNGEQWTSVTGNLAFDMSQITDYSSKSLYYKTIAYWFGNSAKDVQAQYPELPTATIPVYNRLAVNPLNPDIIYVSNNLKHDFSFGPAEVMKTEDGGKTWIVCARPGDYWKKNVDKAYWDTRNNPAGGNMSFSHLEAAANTYGNSKAFRDLQINGKGEVFTVYDQQLFISVDNGNTWQQRDDIETSPGSNHWVGRGNSNLPGFGLNVKTGMKGQYLFASEEHGIWRTTTDGDKVYKGAVALEQIEGQTQELTEKDRRATSAPEISIDPNDANTYYILPNRQNHEGTLRKSTDAGKTWSTVSEKLMVKFNPNGVLFSFSHIIDKKDSNRMMFTIPSHIQRGWHTSHWMVNGYLRMTDFTDFGIHLSTDGGKTWKTNNTGLPDRPNVSQMTYDNKYKNIYAALGRSFEKSVGGLYRSINDGESWEKVSIPKEIKSINFVEVDKNGIIYIACGEGEAAINEGGVYRSTNDGKTWEQIFDMPHIKMVKVSPLDSKTIAVVVAPSKVIKEINSGIYISNDNGKNWTKYNYGLGQVDKMTGFEFDPYDENTFWSSCHGSGFARGILSK; encoded by the coding sequence ATGAAAAAATCATTTTTATTTATTGCAGTCTTATTTCAATTTATAGGATTTGCTCAAAACAGTGCCTATTTCAAAACCTTACAAACTACAAAAGTCAAAAGTGATCCTAAACTAAAATGGACGGTAATCGGACCAGGAACATCGGGTTACAGTGAAGATTTAAACATTCATCCCTACGACAGCAATGTCATGTTTTTGAGTTATGACATGGGGAACGGTTATGGAACTTGGAACAAAGGAGATTCTTGGACAACTTTGAACGATTTTGACGGTTTGGGAAGTGAAATAAAACCTTTTAGAACCGATTTCTCTCCCAAAAACCCTGACTATGGGATTATGATCGGAAACTCTGGGACTATTTTTACCACCCACAATAGAGGGAGAAGTTGGGAAGAAATAGAAAATTTCCCTACTAAGAAAAAATGTGATGCTATAGCTTTAGACCCAAAAGACGAAAATACTTGGTATATAGGTACAGGACAGCATTGGAAAGTTAAAGGAGTGCATAGAAGTCTGAAAGAGCCCAATGGCACAAAATATAGATATACCGAGTACGGCTATATTTATAAAACTATTGATGCAGGAAAGACTTGGACAAAAATCATGGATAATATCTCTAAAGATTTAGATGTATTAAAAATTATTATTGATCCTAGAGATTCCAATAAATTGTATGTTTTAACCAATTTTGGTTTTTATACCTCAAAAGATAAAGGAAGTTCTTGGCAAGAAAAAAAATCAGGATTACCCTATAACGATGGGAGAGATTTACAGAGCTATTACAACAAATCGACCAAAGAATTCAAGTTGTTTCTGCTAATGCAAACCCATTACGAAGGGGTAGGAAAAAGTATTAAAACAGAAGGTGGTGTGTATAAAAGTGTAGACAATGGAGAGCAATGGACTTCTGTTACTGGAAATTTGGCTTTTGATATGAGTCAAATCACCGACTATTCATCAAAGAGTTTGTATTATAAAACGATTGCTTATTGGTTTGGAAATTCTGCGAAAGATGTACAAGCGCAATATCCGGAACTTCCAACTGCTACAATACCTGTTTACAATCGTTTGGCTGTAAATCCGTTAAATCCAGATATTATTTATGTTTCTAATAACTTAAAACACGATTTTAGTTTTGGACCTGCAGAAGTAATGAAAACTGAAGATGGCGGAAAAACATGGATTGTATGTGCGAGACCAGGAGATTATTGGAAGAAAAACGTCGATAAAGCGTATTGGGATACCCGTAATAATCCAGCGGGAGGTAATATGAGTTTTTCACATTTAGAAGCAGCTGCGAATACTTATGGGAATTCAAAAGCCTTTAGAGATTTACAAATAAATGGAAAAGGAGAGGTGTTCACCGTTTACGATCAGCAATTATTTATAAGTGTCGATAACGGGAATACGTGGCAACAAAGAGATGATATTGAAACGAGTCCGGGAAGTAATCATTGGGTTGGACGCGGAAATAGTAATTTACCTGGTTTTGGTTTGAATGTAAAAACAGGAATGAAAGGACAGTATTTATTCGCCTCAGAAGAACATGGAATTTGGAGAACAACCACCGATGGTGATAAGGTTTATAAGGGAGCAGTAGCGTTAGAGCAAATAGAAGGGCAAACGCAAGAGCTAACAGAAAAAGACAGAAGAGCAACTAGTGCTCCCGAAATTTCAATAGATCCAAATGATGCCAACACCTATTATATTTTGCCCAACAGGCAAAATCACGAAGGGACTTTAAGGAAATCTACAGATGCAGGTAAAACTTGGTCTACCGTTTCTGAGAAACTGATGGTAAAATTCAATCCAAATGGAGTACTGTTTTCATTTAGTCATATAATCGACAAAAAAGATTCCAACAGAATGATGTTTACCATTCCGTCGCATATACAAAGAGGTTGGCACACCAGCCACTGGATGGTGAATGGCTACTTGAGAATGACCGATTTTACCGATTTTGGTATTCATTTAAGTACCGATGGTGGTAAAACTTGGAAAACAAATAATACAGGTTTACCAGATCGTCCCAATGTTAGCCAAATGACCTATGACAATAAGTATAAAAATATTTACGCAGCCTTGGGTAGAAGTTTCGAAAAGTCGGTTGGTGGTTTGTATAGAAGTATCAACGATGGCGAATCTTGGGAGAAAGTTAGCATACCTAAGGAAATAAAAAGCATCAATTTTGTCGAAGTAGACAAAAACGGAATCATTTACATTGCTTGCGGAGAAGGTGAGGCGGCAATAAATGAGGGTGGTGTGTATAGAAGTACTAATGACGGTAAAACTTGGGAGCAAATTTTTGATATGCCACATATTAAAATGGTCAAAGTCTCGCCATTAGATTCAAAAACAATTGCAGTTGTAGTTGCACCATCCAAGGTGATCAAAGAAATAAATAGCGGAATCTATATTTCAAATGACAACGGAAAAAATTGGACAAAATACAATTATGGTTTAGGACAGGTTGATAAAATGACCGGTTTTGAATTTGACCCCTACGATGAAAATACTTTTTGGAGTTCTTGCCACGGTAGTGGTTTTGCCAGAGGAATACTTTCTAAATAA
- a CDS encoding sulfatase: MKKITTLLFAVIVTGVSCSANQKIVQKTTEPEPKQKNILFILVDDYGYNDLSYRNNSFYETPNIDRLATESTVFNNGYANCQVCSPSRASIMTGQFPARHGITDWIGSPEGEEWRKQKRYSKLLPATYSHSLDLKSVTLPEALKEAGYTTFFAGKWHLGEKGSWPEDHGFDINKGGWSAGGPRGGYFSPYENEKLTDGKDGENLTMRLAKETVNFMKEHKDKKFLAYLSFYAVHGAIATSKDKWEKYRLKAEKNGIAASSFKMNKFLPMRETQDNPIYAGLVESMDDAVGVVLKSLKDLGLDKNTIVVFTSDNGGVSSGDSYSTSNLPLRGGKGFQYEGGIKEPYFIKVPWFKNRVKENDTPVTGSDFYPTLLDLVGSKLKPQNHLDGVSLVPLLKGQTIAERPLIWHYPHYGNQGGEPSSIIRKGDWKLIHYYEDDRNELFNLKNDPTEMKDVAKENGKIVAGLQTTLFNYLKEVGAKFPVEDPMYNADLEAKYLKNIATNKLESLEKQRMLYLSPDFDPKNNWWGSFQTKD, from the coding sequence ATGAAAAAAATAACCACACTTTTATTTGCTGTAATTGTAACAGGTGTTTCTTGTAGTGCAAATCAAAAAATTGTACAAAAAACTACAGAACCGGAACCTAAGCAGAAGAACATTCTTTTTATCCTAGTAGATGATTATGGATATAATGATTTGAGTTATAGAAACAACAGTTTTTATGAAACTCCAAATATTGATAGATTAGCTACAGAGAGCACAGTTTTTAACAATGGTTATGCCAACTGTCAAGTTTGTAGTCCTTCAAGAGCAAGCATTATGACGGGGCAGTTTCCTGCACGCCATGGTATTACAGACTGGATAGGGTCTCCTGAAGGTGAGGAATGGAGAAAACAAAAAAGATATTCAAAATTACTGCCAGCCACATATAGCCATAGTCTAGATCTTAAAAGTGTCACCTTACCCGAAGCCTTGAAAGAAGCAGGATATACTACGTTTTTTGCTGGGAAATGGCATTTAGGCGAAAAAGGATCGTGGCCAGAAGATCATGGGTTTGATATTAATAAGGGTGGCTGGAGTGCCGGTGGACCGCGTGGAGGTTATTTTTCACCTTATGAAAATGAAAAATTGACAGATGGAAAAGATGGTGAAAATCTAACTATGCGTTTGGCAAAAGAAACCGTCAATTTTATGAAAGAGCATAAAGACAAAAAGTTCTTGGCGTATTTATCTTTCTATGCTGTGCATGGAGCTATAGCGACTTCAAAAGATAAATGGGAAAAGTATCGATTGAAAGCGGAGAAAAACGGAATAGCAGCTAGTTCGTTTAAAATGAATAAATTTTTGCCAATGCGAGAAACGCAGGATAATCCAATTTATGCTGGTTTGGTAGAATCAATGGACGATGCTGTTGGAGTGGTATTAAAAAGTTTGAAAGATTTAGGATTGGACAAAAATACCATTGTTGTTTTTACTTCTGATAACGGGGGTGTTTCTTCAGGAGATTCATATTCTACCTCAAATTTACCGTTAAGAGGCGGTAAAGGCTTTCAGTACGAAGGCGGAATTAAAGAGCCTTATTTTATAAAAGTTCCTTGGTTTAAAAATAGGGTAAAGGAGAATGATACTCCTGTAACTGGATCTGATTTTTATCCAACATTATTAGATTTGGTAGGGTCAAAATTAAAACCCCAAAATCATTTAGACGGCGTTAGTTTAGTTCCGCTTCTAAAAGGTCAAACTATAGCAGAACGTCCCTTGATTTGGCATTATCCCCATTATGGAAATCAAGGAGGTGAACCTTCTTCGATCATTAGAAAGGGCGATTGGAAATTAATTCATTACTATGAAGATGATCGAAATGAGTTATTTAATTTGAAGAATGACCCCACTGAAATGAAGGATGTTGCAAAGGAAAACGGAAAAATTGTAGCGGGCTTACAAACAACTCTTTTCAATTATTTAAAAGAAGTAGGAGCAAAATTTCCTGTGGAAGATCCAATGTACAATGCTGATTTGGAGGCAAAATATTTAAAAAATATAGCAACAAATAAACTCGAAAGTTTAGAAAAACAGCGAATGTTATATTTGTCACCAGACTTTGATCCAAAAAATAATTGGTGGGGAAGTTTTCAAACCAAAGATTGA
- a CDS encoding glycoside hydrolase family protein: MKNNIIMIQKTMVLAMSFLALVSCKSSLNNKNLVQEVKDYKNLSFIPLSPETVASFQNNIKSKQVLVEPDNFVWGLSVVKWEGKYHAYYSRWKKTYEHKGWMTHCEIAHAVSDNPAGPFEFVNVVLDAAKTSGWDVNNSHNPYAVVADGKICLYYIANDIKALLEKEKSSDPTDNWFDENRSEIRDSQRIGVAVANSPAGPFVRSENVVVAPDDVKFKKIAVNPAVIYKDKKYVMIMKGDDLKHEEPFRIQLVGTSMKPNGPFEFKKKPVYAEAQTEDASMWFDQVINKYYMVCHVMGKSELALFNSKDGFDWQQDERNIFMKKEFILSDGTLWKPKRVERPFVLTNEKGQPIMIYVAVYDNNVNGNIAIPIEYKN, encoded by the coding sequence ATGAAAAATAATATTATTATGATTCAAAAAACGATGGTCCTTGCTATGAGCTTTTTAGCTTTAGTGTCTTGTAAATCTAGTTTGAACAATAAAAATCTAGTTCAAGAAGTAAAAGACTATAAAAACTTAAGTTTCATACCACTTTCACCAGAAACGGTGGCTAGTTTTCAAAATAATATCAAATCAAAACAAGTGTTGGTGGAGCCAGATAATTTTGTTTGGGGGTTAAGTGTTGTAAAATGGGAAGGAAAATACCATGCCTATTATTCAAGATGGAAGAAAACATATGAACACAAAGGTTGGATGACTCATTGTGAAATTGCACATGCTGTTTCTGACAATCCTGCAGGACCTTTTGAATTTGTAAATGTAGTGTTGGATGCTGCTAAAACTTCAGGTTGGGATGTAAATAATTCGCACAACCCATATGCTGTTGTTGCAGATGGAAAAATTTGTTTGTACTACATTGCAAATGATATTAAAGCGTTACTTGAAAAAGAAAAAAGTTCAGATCCAACAGACAATTGGTTTGATGAAAATAGGTCTGAAATAAGAGACAGTCAACGAATAGGTGTTGCGGTGGCAAATTCTCCTGCTGGGCCTTTTGTAAGATCAGAGAATGTTGTCGTAGCGCCAGATGATGTTAAATTTAAAAAAATAGCAGTTAATCCTGCGGTCATTTATAAAGATAAGAAGTATGTAATGATCATGAAAGGGGATGATTTAAAACACGAAGAACCATTTAGAATTCAATTGGTTGGGACTTCTATGAAGCCGAATGGACCTTTCGAATTTAAAAAGAAACCGGTCTATGCTGAAGCTCAAACGGAAGATGCAAGTATGTGGTTTGACCAAGTGATAAACAAATATTATATGGTTTGTCATGTAATGGGAAAAAGCGAATTGGCATTGTTTAATTCGAAAGATGGTTTTGATTGGCAACAAGACGAAAGAAATATTTTCATGAAAAAAGAATTTATTTTATCAGATGGAACGCTGTGGAAACCAAAACGTGTGGAACGTCCGTTTGTATTAACCAATGAAAAAGGACAACCCATTATGATTTATGTGGCGGTGTATGATAATAATGTAAACGGAAATATTGCTATTCCTATTGAATATAAAAATTAG
- a CDS encoding glycosyl hydrolase 115 family protein, producing the protein MKLRLRNTIALLTILLWVNGIMAKNIAIYNNISVHDNSNSKAVSYAARALQSDFNLKFGTTKSSKKLINIELNINKDMLGFDKYQIEILENKIIFNGSDELGLIHAIYTFSEDYLGIDPYVYFTDLVPEIANSIQIKTGKISSKPYTFKHRVFFVNDEDLIVGFQMEKLQYGFNPEFMEKFYETMLRLKMTGVIPSTLILSDEPHLKLASDMGLYIAQHHAEPVGSIPLFWPKGIPYSWSTQKEHFVKFWRDAIERQKGKNVIWTLNFRGLLDRAFWDDDPSMSNKSSINDKAKIVNEVIQTQYDLIREITGNQEPLVCGYLWGELGGMFRQGLIKYPKNTMILFADQGYGTFPDGTWEAADACTLMKGVYQHVSYHNRRTHLRINTIHPNVLHREMAKAVSHNLTDMIVLNVGNFKEKIFGVQQMVNYMNDFDSYKNQATGDYYFDWYAKKMYNTNSASISQTYKDFFSNQFDLGDPERNPGDEWYFYYVERLLNMAYQKEMDDKFFDKEFPGDGKKEYLKLKDFKSKMNFAMDAYANLYEATEDKWAVSVQRTLDAKGELKGSKLNFYTIDMALPTEKMYNLTAMAADFSKSLNYYANKDYHQSQLAAYAALEHAKKAVEIEKRIEQNGSGKFKDWYRWDETALTYRIVEVLENYISHVKDLKFFNLEYMNRNSKTPGIQYKYQPFFESEYQKELIFMQNAE; encoded by the coding sequence ATGAAATTACGATTAAGAAATACAATTGCCCTCCTTACTATTCTCCTTTGGGTGAATGGGATAATGGCCAAAAACATAGCAATTTATAATAATATTTCTGTACATGATAATAGCAATTCAAAAGCGGTGAGCTATGCTGCAAGGGCTTTGCAAAGTGATTTTAATCTGAAGTTTGGTACTACAAAATCATCGAAAAAGCTCATCAATATTGAATTGAATATCAATAAGGATATGCTGGGTTTTGATAAGTACCAGATTGAAATTTTAGAGAATAAAATCATATTTAATGGTTCTGATGAACTTGGATTGATACACGCCATCTATACTTTTTCCGAAGATTATTTAGGAATAGATCCTTATGTTTATTTTACAGATTTAGTTCCAGAGATCGCTAACTCAATTCAAATTAAAACAGGGAAAATTAGTTCAAAACCGTACACTTTTAAACATCGTGTGTTTTTTGTAAATGACGAAGATTTAATTGTCGGTTTTCAAATGGAAAAATTACAATATGGTTTCAATCCTGAATTCATGGAGAAGTTTTACGAAACCATGTTACGACTTAAAATGACAGGTGTAATTCCATCTACTTTGATATTGTCAGATGAACCACATCTTAAATTAGCTTCAGACATGGGATTGTATATTGCGCAACATCATGCAGAACCTGTTGGAAGTATACCACTTTTTTGGCCCAAAGGCATTCCTTATTCTTGGTCTACCCAAAAGGAGCATTTTGTTAAATTTTGGAGGGATGCTATTGAGCGACAAAAAGGTAAAAACGTAATTTGGACTTTAAATTTTAGAGGTTTACTCGACCGTGCTTTTTGGGATGATGACCCAAGTATGTCCAATAAAAGCTCTATAAACGATAAAGCTAAAATCGTAAACGAAGTGATTCAAACGCAGTACGACCTCATTCGTGAAATTACAGGAAATCAAGAACCATTGGTTTGTGGATATTTATGGGGCGAACTTGGAGGTATGTTTCGTCAAGGGCTGATTAAATATCCAAAAAATACCATGATACTTTTTGCAGACCAAGGCTATGGTACCTTTCCAGACGGGACTTGGGAAGCAGCTGATGCATGTACGCTAATGAAAGGGGTGTATCAACACGTATCTTATCATAACCGCAGAACACATTTGCGTATCAATACCATTCATCCTAATGTGTTACATCGCGAAATGGCGAAAGCCGTCAGCCATAATTTAACCGATATGATTGTGCTGAATGTTGGGAATTTTAAAGAAAAAATATTTGGTGTGCAACAGATGGTCAATTATATGAATGATTTTGATTCGTATAAAAATCAGGCAACAGGCGATTATTACTTTGATTGGTATGCAAAGAAAATGTACAATACAAACTCCGCTTCAATCAGTCAAACCTACAAAGACTTTTTTTCGAATCAGTTTGATTTGGGAGATCCAGAACGTAATCCAGGTGATGAGTGGTATTTTTATTATGTTGAACGATTATTAAACATGGCATATCAAAAAGAAATGGACGATAAATTTTTTGATAAAGAGTTTCCTGGCGATGGCAAAAAGGAGTATTTAAAGTTGAAAGATTTTAAATCGAAAATGAATTTTGCTATGGATGCTTATGCAAACCTTTACGAAGCTACGGAAGATAAATGGGCTGTTTCGGTGCAACGTACGCTGGATGCTAAAGGAGAATTAAAAGGAAGTAAACTGAATTTTTATACGATTGACATGGCGCTTCCAACAGAAAAAATGTACAATTTAACAGCAATGGCAGCTGATTTTTCGAAGTCATTAAATTACTATGCAAACAAAGACTATCACCAAAGTCAATTAGCTGCTTATGCCGCTTTGGAGCATGCCAAAAAAGCCGTAGAAATAGAAAAGAGGATAGAACAAAATGGTTCAGGTAAATTCAAAGATTGGTACCGTTGGGATGAAACAGCCTTAACGTATCGCATTGTGGAAGTTTTAGAAAATTATATTTCACATGTAAAAGACCTTAAATTTTTTAACCTTGAATATATGAATCGCAATTCAAAAACTCCAGGTATCCAATATAAATACCAGCCATTTTTCGAAAGCGAATACCAGAAAGAGCTAATTTTTATGCAAAATGCAGAGTAA
- a CDS encoding sulfatase family protein encodes MKKSNLIFKTIVGCLIFIGHSAFAQEKKPNIIVIVADDLGYATTGIYGQDGNRIKTPNIDRIGKEGAQFTNAYVTASVCGPSRSGLLTGRYQQRFGSYANFDSQRGPGVPASEKVMGTYFKEAGYTTAAIGKWHIGDKLPGQHPIDRGFDKYYGFNSAQTDYFNSPILFEGKTKVLKHDYLTFQFTNEAIDFIGAAKDKPFFMYLAYNAVHGPNQAPKEYIDKFESAGKGDKAMLGMLAALDDSVGKLLDYLKEKNLEDNTLIYFLSDNGGLSYWYKGSNAPWNGFKREQWEGGYHVQYMMRWPKMIKAGQVRNEMISSLDILPTSMAAAGIKPAKKDQLDGVNLLPIFNRKETQVVHPYLFWAGSHVPGADARPATDFPYKKDDAPPSWAVRSGKWKLVQMMDVGPPMLYDLDTDPTESKDVIKQHPEIEKSFKTEFAKWFKDMKTPIAWDPKYYELLKTVK; translated from the coding sequence GTGAAAAAATCAAATCTTATATTCAAAACCATAGTTGGATGCCTTATTTTTATAGGGCATTCTGCTTTTGCACAAGAAAAAAAGCCGAATATTATTGTCATCGTGGCAGACGATTTAGGATATGCAACAACTGGAATTTACGGACAAGATGGCAATAGAATCAAAACACCCAATATCGATAGAATCGGGAAGGAGGGAGCGCAGTTTACCAACGCCTATGTGACTGCATCGGTTTGTGGGCCTTCACGCTCGGGATTGCTTACGGGGCGTTACCAACAGCGTTTTGGTTCGTATGCTAATTTTGATAGCCAAAGAGGTCCAGGTGTTCCCGCATCAGAAAAAGTTATGGGAACTTATTTTAAAGAAGCGGGATATACTACTGCTGCGATTGGAAAATGGCATATTGGTGACAAGCTTCCGGGACAGCATCCTATAGATCGTGGGTTTGATAAATACTACGGTTTTAATAGTGCACAAACCGATTATTTCAATTCTCCCATTTTGTTTGAAGGAAAGACAAAAGTACTGAAACACGATTACTTAACGTTTCAATTTACCAATGAAGCCATTGATTTTATAGGAGCGGCAAAAGACAAACCGTTTTTTATGTATCTCGCTTATAATGCCGTTCATGGCCCAAATCAGGCGCCAAAAGAGTATATCGATAAATTCGAATCTGCTGGAAAAGGAGATAAAGCTATGCTAGGAATGCTCGCAGCATTGGACGATAGCGTTGGTAAATTATTAGATTATTTAAAAGAAAAAAACTTAGAAGACAATACTTTAATTTACTTTTTGAGTGATAATGGTGGATTGTCGTATTGGTACAAAGGCAGCAATGCCCCATGGAACGGTTTTAAAAGAGAACAATGGGAAGGTGGGTACCATGTGCAATACATGATGCGTTGGCCTAAAATGATTAAGGCAGGACAAGTTCGTAACGAAATGATTTCGTCCTTGGATATTTTACCAACGAGTATGGCTGCAGCCGGAATCAAACCAGCCAAAAAAGACCAGCTTGACGGTGTCAATTTATTGCCTATTTTTAATAGAAAAGAGACTCAAGTCGTACATCCATATTTGTTCTGGGCAGGTTCGCACGTGCCAGGAGCCGATGCGAGGCCAGCAACTGATTTTCCATACAAAAAAGATGATGCACCACCTTCATGGGCTGTTCGTAGTGGCAAATGGAAATTGGTTCAAATGATGGATGTTGGGCCGCCAATGTTGTATGATTTGGATACTGACCCGACAGAATCCAAAGACGTAATCAAGCAACATCCCGAAATCGAAAAGAGCTTTAAAACTGAGTTTGCTAAATGGTTCAAAGACATGAAAACACCAATTGCATGGGATCCAAAATACTATGAATTGTTAAAAACGGTTAAATAA
- a CDS encoding sulfatase-like hydrolase/transferase, producing the protein MKISTKIQVAIFGCLLIGQSLMAQEKRPNIIVIVADDLGYATTGAFGSDGTHVKTPNIDKIASGGAKFTNAYVTASVCGPSRSGLLTGRYQERFGVYANTDTQKGSAVPASEKVMGYYFKKAGYTTAAIGKWHVGVKLPGQHPLDRGFDKYYGFNSAQTDYFNSPILYDGNEKVKKHDYLTFQFTNEAISFIDSAKKKPFFMYLAYNAVHGPNQAPDDYMAKFKHLSKSDQVKAAMVAALDDSVGKLLDELKNKGLEENTLIFFMSDNGGLPTWWKGSNAPWRGFKREQWEGGCHVQFMMRWPAKIKAGQVRQELTSSLDVLTTSMAAAGIENSKSYKLDGANLLPVFNQPKKQVVHESLFWAGSHVPREEGAKMDEDFEKDNAPPSWAVCSGKWKLVQMMAEGEPMLYNLEEDPAETKDVISQNNAIAKKMSKDFAFWYKDMVTPITWDKAYYEQLKTVK; encoded by the coding sequence ATGAAAATAAGTACCAAAATACAAGTTGCAATCTTTGGCTGTCTATTAATTGGACAGTCATTGATGGCACAAGAGAAGCGACCAAATATCATTGTCATCGTAGCCGATGATTTAGGCTACGCTACAACAGGAGCTTTTGGAAGTGATGGAACACATGTAAAAACACCGAACATTGATAAAATTGCCAGCGGTGGTGCTAAGTTTACCAATGCATATGTGACCGCATCTGTATGTGGACCTTCGCGTTCTGGCTTGCTTACGGGCAGGTACCAAGAGCGTTTTGGAGTCTATGCCAATACCGATACACAGAAAGGATCTGCCGTTCCAGCCTCTGAAAAAGTGATGGGTTATTATTTCAAAAAGGCAGGATATACAACAGCTGCGATTGGAAAATGGCACGTAGGTGTCAAATTACCGGGACAGCATCCGTTGGATCGTGGTTTTGATAAATATTATGGTTTTAATAGTGCGCAAACGGACTATTTCAATTCACCTATTTTATACGATGGTAATGAAAAAGTAAAAAAACACGATTACTTGACTTTTCAATTTACCAATGAAGCGATTAGTTTTATAGATTCAGCTAAGAAAAAACCATTCTTCATGTATTTGGCCTACAATGCAGTACATGGTCCTAATCAAGCTCCGGATGATTATATGGCTAAATTCAAGCATTTGTCAAAATCAGATCAAGTAAAAGCAGCTATGGTTGCCGCTTTGGATGATAGCGTTGGAAAACTTTTGGACGAATTGAAAAATAAAGGTTTGGAAGAAAACACCTTAATCTTCTTTATGAGTGATAACGGAGGTTTGCCAACTTGGTGGAAAGGGAGTAATGCGCCTTGGCGAGGTTTCAAAAGAGAACAATGGGAAGGTGGTTGCCACGTACAATTTATGATGCGCTGGCCAGCAAAAATAAAAGCAGGCCAAGTACGTCAAGAGTTGACTTCGTCTTTGGATGTACTGACTACAAGTATGGCTGCAGCCGGAATCGAAAATTCAAAATCGTATAAGTTAGACGGTGCCAACTTATTACCCGTTTTCAATCAACCTAAAAAACAAGTGGTACACGAATCACTGTTTTGGGCAGGTTCACACGTACCCCGTGAGGAAGGTGCGAAGATGGATGAAGATTTCGAAAAAGACAATGCACCACCTTCATGGGCTGTTTGTAGTGGCAAATGGAAACTAGTGCAGATGATGGCCGAAGGAGAACCAATGTTATACAATTTGGAAGAAGATCCAGCAGAAACTAAAGACGTAATAAGCCAAAATAACGCTATTGCCAAAAAAATGTCCAAAGATTTTGCTTTTTGGTACAAAGATATGGTAACACCAATTACTTGGGATAAAGCTTATTATGAGCAACTGAAAACAGTTAAATAG